TCATCGCATAAAGAAGCATATTTCATGGTGATAGTTTTCTATCCTTTGCGGGGTGACAGCAGGAGATGAAACGAGCTAGCGGAAGGTCAATGATGTTATGGGCTTAAAACGATGAATAATTTGTTAATTATTTATTACAATACAGTAAAATAAAACGGTTTGCAACAATATAAAAAGTCCAAAAAAGACCAAAATAGTCGAAAAAATCGTAAATATCACCATGGCATTCTTCTTATTCACTATCGCTATTATAGAATATTAAGATTCTGAAAATATTAGAACATTCGATACCGATTGGCATCCTATGGCTTTCAAAGACTGGACAAATGAAGGGTTGAAACCAGGATTTCATGATAATTGGCAGGGATCGGCTATCGGGGAAATAGCGGACTTGGCAGCATCAATTCAAAGCCTACATTCAAATTGGGTCCATCGAGTTCGTGAAGATCCGTCTGGAGTCGCTCCGGATGTTCTCTCCGTTATTTAAAATGTTCTCTCAGTTACCGCACATGCTCATTCAGTTACTGCATATGCTCATTCAGTTACTGCATATGCTCATTCAGTTACCGCATATGCTCATTCAGTTACCGCATATGCTCATTCAGTTACCGCATATGCTCATTCAGTTACTGCACATGCTCATTCAATCCCTCCATGATGTTGTCCAATAACCCAATGCCAATGCTCGATCTTCGAACGCGGCCGCGCGAACTTTGGCGTTTGAGAAACCTCAACGAACCGTCCGCCGGTAAAGCAGCCAGAGTCCGAAACCCACAGCCAGCATCGGCAGTCGCGCCGGGGGACATTCGAGGGCCAGGGCCACGAGGAATCCGAACAGCCCGCCCGAGGTTTGGATGAATTCCAGTTCGGTCATGACGTTTCCGGTCAGCGCCTGTTCCAGTTCTTGCTCGTCCAGTTTGGCGAGTTGGCAATGGAGGATGCCCGGAACATCCAGCAGTTCCAAGCCCTGCTCGATGACGGAGGTAACCGCCGCCTCGATATTCCCTTGATTGCGGGCGATCGCGGCCGGCAACTCATCCAGCCACTGTTCGTACTCGGAGAGCACGTCCGCCATGGCATACGGGAGCGACGGCAAGGCATCCACGACCCGTTCCTGGACCCAGGGACCCCAGACGCGTTTGGTCAGCTCCGCCGGTTTCTCCAGCAAGGTGCGGGCTTCCCAGCTCTCGATGATCTCGCCGATCACCCTACGGACAACCTGCCGGGTCTCCTCGCGCTGGACCAGTTCCTTCAAATAGCGCCGGCAAAGTTCCCGCAATTCGTCCCGGAATTCGCTGTCGCCGACGACCCGCCCCGTGGCGCAGGCCAGTTCTTGCAGCAGCGGACTTTTTTGCAAGTACTCCCGGACGATTCCCGCCGAGAAGAGCCGCTCGTGAATGCCGGCCGCCAGGTTCCGGATCAATTCATTCCGCCGGGCCGGGATCAAGCCCTGCCATAGACGGTTGGGCCGGCGCGGATAAAAAAGCATCTTGATGGCCAGCCAGTTGGTCCAATAACCGACCACGGTCGGCCCGATATACTTGGTATAGGGGCGAACCGCCGCGCTCAGCCGTTGAAAATCCCCGGCCGGCAGCCACCGCTCCAGGATGACCTCGACAATCAGCCAAGTGATGAAGGCGATTCCCAGGCCAAAGAAGGGCCGGTTCAGGCTGTTCAACACCTTGGCAAACTTCAGGGAAAACGTGTCCCAATGGGCCGGGCACTGATGTCCGGCCGCAGTTTCCCGGCCGGGCTCGCCGGACCGGCGCAGCTCTTCCGCCAGCCGTCCCAGCCATTTATGACAGAAGCCGCGGCTTGCCCCGGAACCGCCGGCGCGGCCGTTATCCTCCGCTTCCCCGCGATGGTCCTTGTTCTCCTGCCACTTACTTAAACCGCGCTCGTCCATTTTTGAGACTCCCTCTTGATGGATTCGAAATGTCCCCGAAAATGGTTTCAAAGTCTATTTCTACCGCCGAGCGCCATTATCCTTTTTTACCGGTACGGAGATTCCAGGAAGGACGCAGCCCGGGAGGAAGAAATTGCCACATGCTGCCAATATGAACATTTCCCTCCCGGGCTGCGTCTTTTTTATTAAAAAATCTGACTATATAGGCCATCTAACAAACGAAATTGAGTTCAAAAGTGGCAAAAAATTAGATAGAAAAACCGGCAAGAGACGGAATAACAACCAACTGGCGGAGCTTAAGAGCAGTAAGAAGAACTCTTCTACCGGATTTGGTAAGGTAATAGCGATAGGATTTGCCGACTTTTTTAATCAAACCATGCAAATGCATTCGTTTGAGTAAACGAGAAACTTGAGTGCC
This Hydrogenispora ethanolica DNA region includes the following protein-coding sequences:
- a CDS encoding DUF445 domain-containing protein gives rise to the protein MDERGLSKWQENKDHRGEAEDNGRAGGSGASRGFCHKWLGRLAEELRRSGEPGRETAAGHQCPAHWDTFSLKFAKVLNSLNRPFFGLGIAFITWLIVEVILERWLPAGDFQRLSAAVRPYTKYIGPTVVGYWTNWLAIKMLFYPRRPNRLWQGLIPARRNELIRNLAAGIHERLFSAGIVREYLQKSPLLQELACATGRVVGDSEFRDELRELCRRYLKELVQREETRQVVRRVIGEIIESWEARTLLEKPAELTKRVWGPWVQERVVDALPSLPYAMADVLSEYEQWLDELPAAIARNQGNIEAAVTSVIEQGLELLDVPGILHCQLAKLDEQELEQALTGNVMTELEFIQTSGGLFGFLVALALECPPARLPMLAVGFGLWLLYRRTVR